In the Paraburkholderia caribensis genome, one interval contains:
- a CDS encoding RidA family protein: MIKRLHGKPLLHLAVHHDNTVYLCGATADDRSVGLGEQTTQALNKLAKWLEISGSHRSLLLNTMIYITDMSRKDELNAAWEAWFDGKDQPTRACIGVADLGPNILVEIVGIAAKAS, from the coding sequence ATGATCAAGCGACTTCATGGCAAGCCTTTGCTGCATCTTGCCGTTCACCACGACAATACCGTCTATCTATGCGGCGCCACGGCCGACGACCGCAGTGTCGGCCTCGGCGAGCAGACAACTCAAGCTTTAAACAAGCTGGCAAAGTGGCTCGAGATTTCCGGCAGCCATCGTTCGCTGCTGCTCAATACGATGATCTACATCACCGACATGAGTCGCAAGGACGAACTCAACGCAGCATGGGAGGCGTGGTTCGACGGCAAGGACCAACCCACTCGTGCATGCATCGGCGTCGCCGATCTCGGGCCAAACATCCTCGTCGAAATTGTCGGCATCGCCGCCAAGGCGTCCTGA
- a CDS encoding NAD(P)/FAD-dependent oxidoreductase: MSGGKVVVVGAGVVGMSTALFLRRAGRDVTVIDPFAPAGGCSYGNAGMISANNAAPIAMPGMVARVPGWLMDPMGPLIVRQRYLLKVMPWLARWIRAGRIDRVLQISDAMRALNRNSHELWRELVGAERYAELIRRNGQVHLAATDDMPARNADAERRIRERHGLEVVQLGQDDIRRMFPGIAPDITRGIIVPGNGYTTNPRRLVGSIGEAFVAEGGQMVSERVLKLVPRERGMLVLTNTSNYVVDDVVVAAGVWSKDLIKGFGVRVPLEAERGYHAMLPNPNIDLQYTLTLRSRGFGMTPMESGLRVAGTVEFTNRESPPDERRAQQFVPKAKRLFPSLIHGEPKLWMGMRPSLPDSLPVVGRLPRIPCVHLAFGSSHFGMTAGPATARLVADGVLEIKSAIDVAPYHLDRFR, from the coding sequence ATGAGCGGTGGCAAGGTAGTGGTTGTTGGCGCGGGCGTCGTGGGAATGTCGACCGCCCTTTTTCTGCGCCGTGCTGGGCGCGACGTGACGGTCATTGATCCGTTCGCCCCGGCAGGTGGTTGCTCTTACGGCAACGCGGGGATGATCAGCGCGAATAATGCGGCGCCCATCGCCATGCCGGGAATGGTCGCGCGTGTGCCCGGGTGGCTGATGGACCCGATGGGGCCGCTAATCGTGCGACAACGCTATTTGCTGAAGGTAATGCCTTGGCTCGCGCGCTGGATTCGGGCGGGCAGGATTGACCGTGTACTGCAGATTTCTGACGCCATGCGTGCGCTGAATCGCAATTCGCATGAACTTTGGCGCGAACTGGTGGGAGCCGAGCGTTACGCCGAGCTGATACGCCGCAACGGGCAAGTGCATCTCGCGGCAACAGATGATATGCCGGCGCGCAATGCCGACGCCGAGCGCAGGATTCGCGAACGCCACGGTTTGGAGGTAGTGCAGCTTGGGCAAGACGATATCCGCCGCATGTTTCCGGGGATTGCGCCGGACATTACGCGGGGCATTATTGTGCCGGGCAACGGATATACGACGAATCCCCGCCGCCTGGTCGGCTCGATCGGCGAAGCGTTCGTGGCGGAAGGTGGGCAGATGGTTTCGGAGCGCGTACTCAAGCTGGTACCGCGCGAGCGCGGCATGCTCGTACTTACGAATACCTCCAACTATGTCGTGGACGACGTGGTCGTGGCGGCCGGCGTGTGGTCAAAGGACCTCATCAAAGGTTTCGGGGTGCGGGTCCCGCTGGAAGCCGAACGCGGCTATCACGCGATGTTGCCCAATCCAAACATCGACCTGCAATATACGCTGACCCTGCGTTCACGCGGTTTCGGCATGACGCCGATGGAATCGGGCCTGCGGGTGGCCGGAACGGTAGAGTTCACGAATCGCGAAAGTCCGCCGGATGAGCGCCGTGCGCAGCAGTTCGTGCCTAAGGCCAAGCGTTTGTTCCCCAGTCTTATACACGGCGAGCCGAAGCTGTGGATGGGTATGCGTCCCTCGTTACCCGACAGCTTGCCCGTGGTCGGGCGTCTTCCGCGTATTCCCTGTGTGCATCTCGCGTTCGGCAGCTCTCACTTCGGCATGACGGCGGGACCAGCCACAGCGCGCCTTGTGGCCGATGGGGTGCTCGAAATCAAGAGTGCGATCGACGTCGCTCCTTATCATCTCGATCGCTTTCGTTGA
- a CDS encoding alpha/beta hydrolase codes for MKLLPLVTAAMSLSATLLASSTAFAQSLNAEPVHNVVLVHGAWVDGSGWKPVYDILTKDGYHVSIVQEPLTSLADDVTATKRVLGLQDGATILVGHSYGGSVITEAGEDSHVVGLVYVAAHAPAVGEDESDLGKRMPSVTAKQDGAVQTTSDGYTYLNPADFPQDFAADLPQQQARFEARSQILTAAQVFTAPLTAAAWTIKPSWAIVAGADKVINPDLERWYYTRAHSHTTVLEGASHSVYESRPEEVAAVIEDAAEHAVQ; via the coding sequence ATGAAATTGCTGCCTCTCGTGACCGCTGCAATGTCCCTGTCCGCCACGCTGTTAGCTTCCAGCACCGCCTTTGCGCAGAGCCTGAATGCCGAACCGGTGCACAATGTCGTGCTGGTTCACGGTGCTTGGGTAGATGGTTCCGGCTGGAAGCCCGTCTACGACATACTGACGAAAGACGGCTATCACGTGAGTATCGTGCAAGAACCGCTGACCTCGCTCGCAGACGACGTCACGGCGACGAAGCGCGTGCTCGGCCTGCAGGACGGCGCGACCATTCTCGTGGGCCATAGCTACGGGGGTTCCGTCATTACCGAAGCCGGTGAGGATTCTCATGTGGTCGGCCTAGTCTATGTTGCCGCACACGCACCGGCGGTGGGCGAAGACGAAAGTGATCTCGGAAAGCGCATGCCAAGCGTCACGGCGAAACAGGATGGTGCCGTGCAGACGACGAGCGACGGCTACACGTATCTGAATCCGGCAGATTTCCCGCAGGACTTCGCCGCCGACCTGCCCCAGCAGCAGGCGCGATTCGAAGCGCGCAGCCAAATACTGACGGCCGCCCAAGTCTTTACGGCGCCCCTGACTGCCGCCGCATGGACGATCAAGCCGAGCTGGGCGATCGTTGCCGGTGCAGACAAGGTCATCAATCCGGATCTCGAACGCTGGTATTACACGCGTGCGCACAGTCATACGACGGTACTGGAGGGAGCGAGCCACTCGGTGTACGAGTCGCGCCCAGAGGAAGTAGCCGCAGTGATTGAAGACGCGGCAGAGCACGCCGTGCAGTAA
- a CDS encoding 2-hydroxyacid dehydrogenase, which yields MGILVLTEPAPADDYADAVRKMAGDIPVWTSGDHPEATRVEAILAWRLKPGILPAYPNLRVLSGIGAGVDGLLHVPDLPEHVVVTRVVDPAQAVEIAQYVVAGVLHFTRDIGEYVRQQAESRWRRLPVRGASRCRVGILGVGRVGQAIANAFLPLGYPVTGWSRSSRPASNIEVVSGAGALLGFLACTDILVCALPLTQETHGLLNRARLAVLPQGAIVVNVGRGGHLVEADLRELLDSGHLGGAVLDVFANEPPPRDNWVWQHQKVLATPHIASSPARQLVAEQCVDALVRARRGLAQPNAVDRALGY from the coding sequence ATGGGGATTCTGGTACTGACTGAGCCCGCTCCGGCGGATGACTATGCCGATGCGGTACGAAAGATGGCGGGTGACATTCCCGTCTGGACATCCGGGGACCATCCGGAGGCGACTAGGGTAGAGGCGATTCTGGCGTGGCGGCTCAAGCCGGGCATTCTGCCCGCCTATCCCAATCTCCGTGTTCTCTCCGGCATCGGGGCGGGCGTGGATGGACTGTTGCACGTGCCGGACCTACCAGAGCATGTCGTAGTGACCCGCGTGGTCGATCCTGCCCAAGCAGTTGAAATCGCGCAGTACGTGGTTGCTGGCGTGCTGCATTTCACGCGGGACATCGGCGAGTACGTGCGGCAGCAGGCTGAGTCTCGATGGCGGCGCCTGCCGGTCCGGGGCGCATCGCGATGCCGTGTAGGTATCCTCGGAGTAGGTCGTGTGGGGCAGGCGATCGCGAACGCTTTCTTGCCGCTAGGTTATCCCGTTACGGGATGGAGTCGGTCGTCCCGGCCGGCTAGCAATATCGAAGTGGTGAGCGGCGCGGGTGCGTTGCTCGGTTTCCTCGCGTGCACCGATATCCTCGTATGCGCCTTGCCGCTCACGCAGGAGACCCACGGCTTGCTGAACCGCGCGAGGTTGGCTGTCCTTCCGCAAGGGGCGATCGTGGTGAATGTGGGCCGAGGGGGGCATCTGGTCGAAGCGGACCTGCGTGAACTATTGGACTCAGGGCATCTTGGCGGTGCGGTGCTGGACGTCTTTGCGAACGAGCCACCTCCACGCGACAACTGGGTTTGGCAGCACCAAAAGGTGCTGGCGACCCCGCATATCGCATCTTCTCCTGCGCGCCAATTGGTCGCGGAGCAATGTGTAGACGCGCTCGTGAGGGCGCGGCGCGGTCTCGCGCAACCGAATGCTGTGGACCGAGCACTCGGTTACTGA
- a CDS encoding RNA polymerase sigma factor, with protein sequence MNIRSCLAEHLPHLRRYARALIRNSDLADDLVQDALERALRNDGQFRPGSDLRAWLFAIMHNLHVNQTLRSRARGPHVAIDDETISDAAFAVGANQTAGMEIRDLDLALQRLPAEQREVVLLVGLEELSYAETASALGIPIGTVMSRLARGRERLRAVLVPNDMPGTAKLARVG encoded by the coding sequence GTGAACATACGCAGTTGTCTCGCCGAACACTTGCCGCACTTGAGGCGCTATGCGCGTGCGCTCATCAGAAACTCTGATCTGGCCGACGATCTGGTCCAAGACGCATTGGAGCGCGCGTTGAGGAACGATGGGCAGTTCCGGCCGGGCTCGGACCTGCGCGCTTGGCTCTTTGCAATCATGCACAACCTACACGTCAACCAGACCCTTCGCTCGAGGGCTCGTGGCCCGCACGTGGCGATCGACGACGAAACGATCTCCGACGCAGCATTCGCGGTGGGCGCTAACCAGACCGCCGGAATGGAAATACGTGATCTGGACTTAGCCTTGCAACGACTGCCCGCTGAACAACGCGAAGTCGTGTTGCTGGTCGGTCTGGAAGAACTCAGCTACGCCGAAACCGCGTCGGCGCTGGGAATTCCCATCGGCACGGTCATGTCTCGCCTCGCACGAGGTCGCGAGCGTTTGCGTGCGGTACTAGTACCCAATGACATGCCCGGCACCGCGAAGCTCGCACGCGTCGGTTAG
- a CDS encoding GNAT family N-acetyltransferase, protein MHTIRRAILSDLPFIYEGELSYIREIEPEQEARWREGMLHHLRQWVTDFPRSFVAINEEGEPIGYCYWEIHGESALLASIYVVPSLRRAGLGRELLNRYMFDAREQGLDQLSLGVRSNNGARHMYEAAGFCFTHETRGYRYYVLETT, encoded by the coding sequence TTGCACACAATTCGTCGAGCAATTCTCTCCGACCTGCCGTTCATCTATGAAGGCGAGTTGTCGTACATACGGGAGATTGAGCCGGAGCAGGAGGCACGTTGGCGCGAAGGCATGCTACATCACCTGCGCCAATGGGTGACCGATTTTCCTCGCTCGTTCGTCGCAATTAACGAAGAAGGGGAGCCGATAGGATACTGCTACTGGGAAATCCATGGCGAGTCGGCTTTGCTCGCTTCAATATATGTCGTTCCGTCGCTGCGCCGCGCCGGGCTCGGTCGCGAACTGTTGAACCGCTATATGTTCGATGCAAGAGAGCAAGGGCTTGATCAACTGTCGCTCGGCGTGCGCTCAAACAATGGCGCACGCCACATGTACGAAGCAGCCGGTTTCTGTTTCACGCACGAGACCCGTGGCTATCGCTACTACGTGCTCGAAACAACTTGA
- a CDS encoding class II aldolase/adducin family protein, with protein sequence MSPSPQHNDISPEEWKLRVDLAACYRLVSLYGWSDLLFTHISARIPGDTHHFLINPYGLMFDEITASSLIKVDEACNKLSDSPYPVNPAGFTIHSAIHEGRPDVQCVLHTHTRAGIAVSTQKDGLLPISQQSTFVLDSIAYHDYEGVAFRTDEKPRLQADLGNATYFCLRNHGLLTVGPSIADAFLAMYIFETACQIQVGAQAMGELQNIEPEVLGRGREGVRVQTGSSPGQFIWPALIRKLDRIDQSYAT encoded by the coding sequence ATGTCCCCGTCCCCGCAGCACAACGACATTTCCCCGGAAGAATGGAAACTCCGTGTCGATCTCGCCGCCTGCTATCGCCTCGTCTCACTCTACGGCTGGAGCGATTTGTTGTTCACGCATATCTCGGCGCGCATTCCAGGCGACACTCATCATTTCCTGATCAATCCGTACGGGCTAATGTTCGATGAGATCACCGCCTCATCCCTGATCAAGGTCGACGAAGCCTGTAATAAGCTCTCCGATTCGCCCTATCCAGTTAATCCGGCAGGCTTTACGATACACAGTGCAATTCATGAAGGACGACCCGATGTACAGTGTGTCCTCCATACGCACACGCGCGCGGGCATCGCAGTTTCGACACAAAAAGATGGACTCCTTCCTATCTCGCAGCAAAGTACCTTCGTGCTCGATTCGATCGCGTATCACGATTACGAGGGCGTCGCGTTCCGCACCGATGAAAAACCCCGCCTGCAGGCCGATCTCGGCAATGCCACCTACTTTTGCCTGCGGAATCACGGTCTCCTGACAGTCGGCCCGAGCATCGCCGATGCATTCCTGGCGATGTACATCTTCGAAACGGCGTGTCAAATCCAGGTCGGCGCGCAGGCGATGGGTGAGCTTCAAAACATCGAACCCGAAGTGCTCGGGCGCGGGCGAGAAGGTGTCCGCGTGCAAACGGGGAGCAGCCCGGGTCAATTCATCTGGCCGGCGCTCATCCGCAAGCTCGACCGCATCGACCAGAGCTACGCGACCTGA
- a CDS encoding class II aldolase/adducin family protein, whose translation MEIGSLKGKVSDKEWQLRCDLAACYRLVALHGWSDLIYTHMTARLPDADHRFLINPYGLLFEEITASSLVKIDLDGNKCDESPFPVNAAGFTIHSAIHSIREDALCVMHTHTRAGSAVSIQEAGLLPLSQQSTIVVGSLGYHDYEGIATRADEIPRLQASLGNNRFLVLRNHGLLTVGSSIAEAFRAMYFFETSCQIQIAAQAGGGALRMVDPEVVNRNANVRSGTIRDGGAQTVAELMWSALLRKLDRIDPSYAS comes from the coding sequence ATGGAAATCGGAAGCCTCAAGGGCAAGGTGAGCGACAAAGAATGGCAGCTGCGGTGCGATCTTGCGGCTTGTTACCGACTAGTGGCGCTACACGGCTGGAGCGATCTCATATATACCCATATGACCGCTCGCCTGCCGGACGCCGATCACCGCTTCCTCATCAATCCGTACGGCCTGCTTTTCGAGGAAATTACGGCGTCGTCGCTTGTGAAGATCGATCTGGACGGCAACAAGTGCGATGAAAGTCCGTTTCCTGTCAATGCCGCTGGCTTCACGATCCATAGCGCCATCCATTCGATTCGTGAAGACGCGCTGTGTGTGATGCACACGCATACCCGGGCAGGCAGCGCGGTGAGTATCCAGGAAGCGGGCCTGCTTCCGCTCTCGCAGCAGTCGACGATCGTGGTCGGATCGCTTGGTTACCATGACTATGAGGGAATTGCAACGCGCGCCGATGAAATTCCCCGCCTTCAGGCGAGTCTCGGCAATAACAGGTTCCTCGTGTTACGCAATCATGGATTGCTGACCGTGGGCTCTTCGATCGCAGAGGCGTTCCGAGCTATGTACTTCTTCGAAACGTCATGCCAGATCCAGATCGCGGCTCAAGCCGGTGGGGGTGCCCTGCGCATGGTCGATCCGGAGGTGGTCAACCGCAATGCCAATGTAAGGTCGGGGACCATTCGAGACGGCGGGGCGCAAACCGTGGCCGAACTAATGTGGTCCGCTTTATTACGCAAGCTCGATCGGATCGATCCGTCTTATGCTTCGTAG
- a CDS encoding VC0807 family protein → MGQSSSGSLERATRHVAVFSLVRSMFISMVAPSIIYHYAAPHFASSSLCPLGLSGLPPILALAHSVFRQKAVDFLGLIAAENVIVDMLALVLSHTEKGALAGRALENPILALIFALSILMGKPLVLSMSRQLSTGNDPHKRAAFDAVAMQPYAMRVYRFMTWVWIIAFLIKSIGNYTISQYFSTREFLIFNPIWSLATDVVLLTWTMLYGRAKLVSPPVRGSGDVSSPQLKGTTG, encoded by the coding sequence ATGGGCCAATCATCGTCCGGATCGCTCGAGCGGGCCACGCGCCATGTCGCGGTCTTCTCGCTTGTCCGCAGCATGTTCATTAGCATGGTTGCGCCGTCCATCATTTACCACTACGCCGCGCCTCATTTCGCGTCATCCAGCCTGTGCCCGCTCGGGTTATCAGGCTTACCGCCAATTCTCGCGCTGGCGCACAGTGTATTTCGCCAGAAGGCCGTGGACTTTCTCGGCCTGATCGCGGCTGAGAACGTCATCGTCGACATGCTCGCGCTCGTGCTCTCGCATACCGAGAAAGGAGCACTGGCTGGCCGTGCGCTCGAAAATCCCATTCTCGCGCTCATCTTCGCCCTATCGATTCTGATGGGCAAACCGCTCGTGCTCTCGATGTCGCGCCAACTCTCCACCGGCAACGACCCGCACAAGCGCGCCGCCTTCGACGCCGTCGCCATGCAGCCATATGCCATGCGCGTGTACCGATTCATGACCTGGGTCTGGATCATCGCGTTCCTCATCAAGTCCATCGGCAACTACACGATTTCCCAATACTTCTCGACCCGCGAGTTTCTCATCTTCAATCCCATCTGGAGCCTCGCAACGGACGTCGTGCTGCTGACGTGGACCATGCTCTATGGTCGGGCCAAGCTTGTCTCGCCGCCTGTGCGCGGCTCTGGCGACGTCAGCTCGCCTCAGTTAAAAGGGACGACTGGCTGA
- a CDS encoding DSD1 family PLP-dependent enzyme, with translation MTQLDVRVGTPLAEVETPALILDLDPFERNVAKMANYAKSVGVGLRPHAKTHRCPMIARKQIEHGAIGLCCQKVGEAEALVAAGVRDVLVSNEVLDIRKLRRLAQLAKIATISLCFDAPEQVEAASQAAQELDVVLGALVEIDMGMWRCGVAAGEAAAALAQRIAAAPGLRFLGLQAYEGKAQHLASYEERKLAIEHAAASVRLSISAIERTGLKCLVVGGGGTGTFRLEGESRLWTELQCGSYIFMDGEYAAIVGVDGKPYSEFEQSLFVLTTVMSATAPGRAVLDAGLKSYTLEKGLPGVLGRSDMRLVAASDEHGTLLLPPGTTLPLGTQLKLIPSHCDPTVNLHDVIVCVREGIVEALWPVAARGASL, from the coding sequence ATGACTCAGCTCGATGTCCGCGTAGGTACCCCACTCGCTGAAGTTGAAACTCCTGCACTGATACTGGACCTCGACCCCTTCGAGCGCAACGTTGCGAAAATGGCCAACTACGCAAAAAGCGTTGGTGTTGGCCTGCGACCGCATGCCAAGACGCATCGCTGCCCTATGATCGCCCGCAAGCAAATTGAGCACGGCGCCATCGGCCTGTGCTGCCAAAAGGTGGGCGAGGCCGAAGCTCTGGTGGCAGCAGGCGTCCGTGATGTGCTTGTGAGCAACGAAGTACTCGACATTCGCAAGTTGCGGCGCCTCGCGCAACTTGCGAAGATCGCAACGATCTCCTTGTGTTTTGACGCCCCCGAACAAGTGGAAGCCGCGTCACAAGCCGCACAGGAACTCGACGTCGTACTCGGAGCGCTCGTCGAAATTGATATGGGCATGTGGAGGTGCGGCGTCGCGGCGGGGGAGGCAGCGGCGGCGCTGGCGCAGCGCATAGCGGCGGCGCCCGGTCTTAGGTTCTTAGGGCTCCAAGCCTATGAGGGCAAAGCCCAGCATCTCGCTTCCTACGAAGAGCGCAAGCTGGCCATCGAGCACGCGGCAGCGTCTGTACGCCTGAGTATTAGCGCCATTGAACGCACCGGGCTGAAATGCCTGGTCGTGGGCGGGGGCGGTACAGGAACGTTCCGCCTCGAAGGCGAATCGCGTCTTTGGACCGAGCTGCAATGCGGCTCGTACATCTTCATGGATGGCGAGTACGCAGCCATTGTTGGCGTGGACGGGAAGCCCTATTCCGAATTCGAGCAGAGCCTCTTCGTCCTCACTACCGTCATGAGTGCAACCGCGCCCGGCCGGGCCGTTCTCGACGCCGGACTGAAATCGTACACCCTGGAGAAAGGCCTGCCGGGCGTGCTCGGGCGATCGGATATGCGGCTCGTGGCCGCCTCCGATGAGCACGGCACCCTTCTTCTGCCGCCCGGCACCACGCTGCCGCTCGGCACGCAACTAAAGCTCATCCCCTCGCACTGCGACCCTACTGTCAACCTTCATGACGTCATCGTGTGCGTGCGCGAAGGCATTGTCGAGGCACTCTGGCCCGTGGCCGCACGCGGCGCCAGCCTCTAA
- a CDS encoding RidA family protein — protein MNKPIAAIEKIARWLRHIGGDHTFVLNATIYLTDMSLVDERNEA, from the coding sequence GTGAACAAACCCATTGCGGCGATTGAGAAGATCGCCAGATGGCTCAGGCATATCGGCGGCGATCACACGTTCGTCCTGAACGCCACAATCTATCTCACCGACATGAGCCTGGTCGACGAGCGGAACGAAGCCTAG